From a single Alloactinosynnema sp. L-07 genomic region:
- a CDS encoding FadR/GntR family transcriptional regulator, producing MTGSQIFSAAAAQAGRTLRHQVTERIKDFILENELRPGDALPTETELCVALGVSRSSIREAIKTLNALDIVEVRHGHGTYVGKLSLSALVESLTFRGLLSPDDFQALSDLIDARELIERGLADRITDALTPEHLDALDGLVADMAARGGHDDGFVETCREFHALLVRPLGNELISQLSGAFWEVYRGVAPHLRRVITVEDEIDSVEVHRDMARAARSGDVTAFMVAVTEHYAPVRRRISLARVSLLD from the coding sequence GTGACCGGTTCCCAGATCTTCAGTGCGGCCGCGGCGCAGGCTGGTCGCACACTGCGCCACCAGGTCACCGAGCGCATCAAGGACTTCATCCTGGAGAACGAGCTTCGGCCGGGCGACGCGCTGCCGACCGAGACCGAGCTGTGCGTGGCCCTTGGCGTGAGCCGGTCGAGCATCCGCGAGGCGATCAAGACGCTCAACGCGCTCGACATCGTCGAGGTTCGGCACGGGCACGGCACCTATGTCGGCAAGCTGAGCCTGTCGGCTCTGGTCGAGAGCCTGACCTTCCGCGGCCTGCTCAGCCCCGACGACTTCCAGGCGCTGTCCGACCTCATCGACGCGCGCGAGCTGATCGAGCGCGGCCTGGCCGACCGGATCACCGACGCGCTGACCCCGGAGCACCTCGACGCCCTCGACGGACTGGTCGCCGACATGGCCGCCCGCGGCGGGCACGACGACGGGTTCGTCGAGACCTGTCGGGAGTTCCACGCCCTGCTCGTGCGTCCGCTGGGCAACGAGTTGATCAGCCAGCTCTCCGGCGCGTTCTGGGAGGTCTACCGCGGCGTCGCCCCGCACCTGCGGCGGGTGATCACGGTCGAGGACGAGATCGATTCCGTCGAGGTGCACCGCGACATGGCCCGCGCGGCCCGCTCCGGCGACGTCACCGCGTTCATGGTCGCCGTCACCGAGCACTACGCGCCGGTCCGCCGCCGTATCAGCCTCGCCAGAGTGTCCTTGCTGGACTAA
- a CDS encoding TIGR02677 family protein — MTDAQPFAHLAAPNARLYRDVLTVFARARDRFIVHLRPEDVATDLGRPGDTEQVGAAVEQLVAWGNLRSDPDTGRVTTVADFHRARYLYQLTGAGQAAEEAIAVYEEAIGRRGSLQSVALADIAVQLRALVEVARGEDLDPAKVHLLLLALADRFTGLADNAQAFMASLRRVIDFADGDVAAFVAYKQRLIGYVERFIADLADRGAEIAGLLARIEADDVERLLAVAARREAEDAVPDEDGYADVLAAAVAGWRNRWRGLRDWFLSADARHPSQARLLRGAALNAITQLIDTVSALNERRSGRSDRAADFRALARWFAKTPDDAAAHRLWRVAFGLTSTRHLTVTAATLDAWEADQPTPQTPWADAPAVRISPQLRKTGAYERRGRQSQITDRHAHRQLLLAHAEREADEVAEARRRLATDGPVLLSDLGVLEARTFRLFLGLLGDALSARSPDDTEVKTTTGDGSMEIRLSLVADGGEVAIDTEDGVLRGPEHVIDIIDLMRGTA; from the coding sequence ATGACGGACGCGCAACCGTTCGCACACCTCGCCGCACCCAACGCACGTTTGTATCGCGATGTCCTGACGGTGTTCGCGCGGGCCCGCGACCGCTTCATCGTGCATCTGCGTCCGGAGGATGTCGCGACGGACCTCGGCCGCCCCGGTGACACCGAGCAGGTCGGCGCGGCGGTGGAGCAGCTGGTCGCGTGGGGAAATCTGCGTTCCGACCCGGACACCGGCCGGGTGACCACCGTCGCCGACTTCCACCGTGCCCGCTACCTCTACCAGCTCACCGGAGCCGGTCAGGCCGCCGAGGAAGCGATCGCGGTCTACGAGGAGGCCATCGGCCGACGTGGGTCGCTGCAGTCGGTCGCGCTCGCGGACATCGCGGTGCAGCTGCGCGCGCTCGTGGAGGTCGCTCGCGGAGAAGACCTTGATCCGGCGAAGGTGCATCTCCTGCTGCTCGCCCTCGCCGACCGCTTCACCGGACTGGCCGACAACGCGCAGGCGTTCATGGCCTCGCTGCGCCGAGTGATCGACTTCGCGGACGGCGACGTCGCGGCCTTCGTGGCCTACAAGCAGCGGCTCATCGGCTACGTCGAGCGGTTCATCGCGGACCTGGCCGACCGCGGCGCCGAGATCGCCGGGCTGCTGGCGCGCATCGAGGCCGATGACGTCGAACGCCTGCTGGCCGTCGCCGCGCGTCGGGAAGCCGAGGACGCCGTTCCGGACGAGGACGGCTACGCGGATGTCCTGGCCGCCGCCGTGGCGGGCTGGCGCAACCGATGGCGTGGACTGCGCGACTGGTTCCTGTCCGCGGACGCGCGGCACCCTTCGCAGGCCCGGTTGCTCCGCGGCGCGGCGCTGAACGCGATCACCCAGCTCATCGACACGGTGTCCGCGCTGAACGAGCGCCGGTCCGGAAGGTCGGACCGGGCCGCCGACTTCCGTGCGCTCGCCCGATGGTTCGCCAAGACCCCCGACGACGCCGCGGCGCACCGGCTGTGGAGGGTCGCGTTCGGGCTGACCAGCACGCGACACCTCACCGTGACGGCCGCGACGCTGGACGCCTGGGAGGCCGACCAGCCGACCCCGCAGACGCCGTGGGCGGACGCGCCCGCCGTGCGGATCAGCCCCCAGCTGCGCAAGACCGGCGCCTACGAGCGGCGCGGCAGGCAGTCCCAGATCACTGATCGGCACGCCCATCGCCAGTTGCTGCTCGCCCACGCCGAGCGGGAAGCCGACGAAGTGGCCGAAGCCAGACGCCGCCTGGCCACCGACGGCCCGGTGCTGCTGTCCGACCTTGGCGTGTTGGAAGCGCGAACGTTTCGGCTGTTCCTGGGTCTGCTGGGGGACGCGCTGTCCGCGCGGTCGCCGGACGACACGGAGGTCAAGACGACCACCGGCGACGGTTCGATGGAGATCCGGTTGTCCCTGGTCGCCGACGGCGGCGAGGTCGCCATCGACACCGAAGACGGTGTTCTGCGTGGACCTGAGCACGTCATCGACATCATCGACCTCATGCGGGGGACGGCGTGA
- a CDS encoding MBL fold metallo-hydrolase, whose amino-acid sequence MCLTCVLPMMLPGAAPTPFATDAPEAGWLGRELGGRITWTGCAGFLMELDGTRICFDPFASNPGVLDTLLRPARPDRGLIADTFGQVDAIFVGHTHFDHAMDVAPLALANPACVVHGSATTTEICGRQGVGDGQLRTMTDGAKVEIGPFTVEAVASRHGTVPVAGRIDVLELRGTGLPRTVFRWPRGQVFAYRVEVGGVAIHLQTSAGIEDAPLARQRPADVLIACLAARQGTARYFERLGERLRPKVIIPCHHDNFFRPLSEPPRPVARLDWPGFLDDAAALSAAHGTRLVQLPRGVAVAL is encoded by the coding sequence ATGTGCCTGACGTGTGTGCTGCCCATGATGCTGCCGGGCGCGGCGCCCACTCCGTTCGCCACGGACGCGCCCGAGGCCGGGTGGCTGGGGCGTGAGTTGGGCGGGCGGATCACCTGGACCGGCTGCGCGGGGTTCCTGATGGAGCTGGACGGCACCCGGATCTGCTTCGACCCCTTCGCCAGCAACCCCGGCGTCCTCGACACCCTCCTGCGGCCCGCGCGGCCGGACCGCGGGCTCATCGCGGACACGTTCGGGCAGGTCGACGCCATCTTTGTCGGACACACCCACTTCGATCACGCGATGGATGTCGCGCCGCTGGCGTTGGCCAATCCCGCGTGCGTGGTGCATGGCAGCGCGACGACCACGGAGATCTGCGGGCGGCAGGGGGTCGGCGACGGGCAGTTGCGCACCATGACCGACGGCGCGAAGGTCGAGATCGGGCCGTTCACCGTCGAGGCCGTCGCGTCCCGGCACGGGACGGTGCCGGTGGCGGGGCGGATCGACGTGCTCGAACTGCGCGGGACCGGACTGCCGCGCACCGTGTTCCGGTGGCCGCGCGGCCAGGTGTTCGCCTACCGCGTCGAGGTCGGCGGCGTGGCCATCCACCTGCAGACCAGCGCGGGCATCGAGGACGCGCCGCTGGCCAGGCAGCGACCGGCGGACGTGCTGATCGCGTGCCTCGCGGCGCGGCAGGGCACTGCGCGGTATTTCGAGCGGCTCGGTGAGCGGCTGCGGCCGAAGGTGATCATCCCGTGCCACCACGACAACTTCTTCCGCCCGCTGAGCGAGCCACCGCGGCCGGTGGCCCGGCTGGACTGGCCGGGCTTCCTCGACGACGCCGCCGCGCTGTCGGCCGCCCACGGCACCCGGCTGGTCCAGTTGCCCAGAGGTGTCGCGGTCGCGCTCTAA
- a CDS encoding NAD(P)/FAD-dependent oxidoreductase, with amino-acid sequence MGAGLSDRDVVVVGAGLSGCLMAVLLAQRGCRVRVFERRPDPRVNLADHGRSINLGLSQRGITALRHAGLLDHVLAHAAPMRGRVVHLPDGDLGYHLYGTSDDQILRSVLRHDLNVVLLDAAEALPSVTFEFDTKLTALTKGDDHAPVDLRFHGADGEQRVLTQTVIGADGAFSTVRAQMQRGEPADYHQEFLPWGYKELSIKAGGAGDQRTDPEALHVWPADSGLIVAHPNADRSLTGTIFLPLAGPDSFATLRTRESVDELLTRRFPDLLDLVPDVVDQFLSQPVGHLVTVRTAPWHFGDRVALLGDACHAVYPFYGQGMNSAFEDCVTLDQCLDRHPADWGAAFAEYQQIRKANTDVLADLSAENFIELRDRLASPLFLARKKADLALNKVLGDRWVPLYTMISHTTTPYADALRRSRRQNTTLAWVACAVATGTAAAGTALVRHLARRVKGK; translated from the coding sequence GTGGGTGCGGGTTTATCCGACCGAGACGTCGTCGTCGTCGGCGCGGGACTTTCTGGGTGCCTCATGGCCGTTCTCCTCGCCCAGCGCGGCTGCCGCGTGCGGGTGTTCGAACGGCGTCCGGACCCACGGGTCAACCTGGCCGATCACGGCCGGTCCATCAATCTGGGACTGTCGCAGCGCGGCATCACCGCCCTGCGCCACGCCGGGCTCCTCGACCACGTGCTCGCCCACGCGGCGCCGATGCGGGGGCGGGTCGTGCACCTGCCGGACGGCGACCTCGGCTACCACCTCTACGGCACCAGCGACGACCAGATCCTGCGGTCGGTGCTGCGCCACGACCTCAACGTCGTGCTGCTCGACGCCGCCGAGGCGCTGCCGTCGGTGACCTTCGAGTTCGACACCAAGCTCACCGCGCTGACCAAAGGCGACGACCACGCCCCGGTCGACCTGCGCTTCCACGGCGCCGACGGCGAACAGCGGGTGCTGACCCAGACCGTCATCGGCGCCGACGGCGCGTTCTCCACCGTCCGCGCCCAGATGCAGCGTGGCGAGCCCGCCGACTACCACCAGGAGTTCCTGCCCTGGGGCTACAAGGAACTGTCGATCAAGGCGGGCGGGGCGGGCGACCAGCGCACCGACCCGGAGGCGCTGCACGTCTGGCCCGCCGACAGCGGCCTCATCGTCGCCCACCCCAACGCCGACCGCTCGCTCACCGGGACGATCTTCCTGCCGCTGGCGGGTCCGGACAGCTTCGCCACCCTGCGCACCCGCGAGTCGGTGGACGAGTTGCTGACCCGCCGGTTCCCCGACCTGCTCGACCTGGTGCCCGACGTGGTCGACCAGTTCCTCAGCCAGCCGGTCGGCCACCTGGTCACCGTGCGGACCGCGCCGTGGCACTTCGGCGACCGGGTCGCGCTGCTCGGCGACGCGTGCCACGCGGTGTACCCGTTCTACGGCCAGGGCATGAACTCCGCCTTCGAGGACTGCGTGACCCTCGACCAGTGCCTCGACCGCCATCCGGCCGACTGGGGCGCCGCTTTCGCCGAGTACCAACAGATTCGCAAGGCGAACACCGATGTGCTGGCCGATCTTTCCGCGGAGAATTTCATCGAGTTGCGAGACCGGCTCGCCTCGCCGCTGTTCCTCGCCCGCAAGAAGGCCGACCTGGCGCTGAACAAGGTGCTCGGCGACCGGTGGGTTCCGCTCTACACGATGATCTCGCACACCACGACGCCTTACGCGGACGCGCTGCGCCGCTCGCGCAGGCAGAACACCACGCTCGCGTGGGTGGCCTGCGCGGTGGCCACCGGCACGGCCGCCGCGGGCACCGCCTTGGTCCGCCACCTGGCCCGTCGCGTCAAGGGGAAGTAA
- a CDS encoding EF-hand domain-containing protein — protein MASTFQRRKITNVFRAMDLDNDGYLTESDFAALTTRWTTILGASPGSADHTRVQAIMMGWWTTLHAASDGDDRVTVEEVLAVVDHLSTMTEAVTATAHTLFDATDHNGDNAITAAEYRTLVEGWNGSQADVDEVFPLLDLDGDGTISRDEFTEHWIEFWSGDNPDAPGTWVFGRFD, from the coding sequence ATGGCCAGCACCTTCCAACGCCGCAAGATCACCAACGTCTTCCGCGCCATGGACCTGGACAACGACGGCTACCTCACCGAGTCCGACTTCGCCGCCCTCACCACCCGTTGGACCACCATCCTCGGCGCGTCCCCCGGCTCCGCGGACCACACCCGCGTCCAGGCGATCATGATGGGCTGGTGGACCACCCTCCACGCCGCCTCCGACGGCGACGACCGGGTGACGGTTGAGGAGGTGTTGGCGGTCGTCGACCACCTCTCCACCATGACCGAAGCCGTCACCGCCACCGCCCATACCCTTTTCGACGCCACTGACCACAATGGCGACAACGCCATCACCGCGGCTGAGTATCGGACCTTGGTGGAAGGGTGGAACGGGTCGCAGGCGGACGTGGACGAGGTCTTCCCTCTTCTCGACCTGGATGGCGACGGCACAATTTCCCGTGACGAGTTCACCGAACACTGGATCGAATTCTGGTCAGGCGATAATCCGGACGCTCCGGGGACCTGGGTCTTCGGCCGCTTCGACTAA
- a CDS encoding DUF6875 domain-containing protein, producing the protein MLTSPTDPARVLLEVDDIEHDLLPVEFAPYRAHLRTILDWARQYLTRPHESLGRKGSVCPFVQASIDRRKFYLTVYPGRPQDPVEVAAALLPYRDWFLELAPRTQPASQLTTILVLFPDLFPGDVDAMIDGSQDALKKDYVERGLMIGEFHDGPPDKGGLWNPDFRPLSSPVPLLAVRHMVPTDFPFLRDDRDHALAYLRQFASQVPATVREAMVHALVGGGVEVGSR; encoded by the coding sequence ATGCTGACCAGTCCGACAGACCCCGCCAGAGTCCTCCTCGAGGTCGACGACATCGAGCACGACCTGCTCCCCGTCGAGTTCGCCCCGTACCGCGCCCACCTGCGCACCATCCTCGACTGGGCCCGCCAGTACCTGACCAGGCCGCACGAAAGCCTGGGGCGCAAGGGAAGCGTGTGCCCGTTCGTCCAGGCCTCGATCGACCGGCGCAAGTTCTACCTGACGGTCTACCCCGGCCGTCCGCAGGATCCGGTCGAGGTGGCCGCGGCGCTGCTCCCCTACCGCGACTGGTTCCTGGAGCTGGCTCCCCGCACGCAGCCCGCTTCGCAGCTGACCACGATCCTGGTGCTGTTCCCGGACCTGTTTCCCGGCGACGTCGACGCGATGATCGACGGCTCGCAGGACGCGCTCAAGAAGGACTACGTCGAGCGCGGCCTGATGATCGGCGAGTTCCACGACGGACCGCCGGACAAGGGCGGACTGTGGAATCCGGACTTCCGGCCGCTGAGCAGCCCGGTGCCGCTGCTGGCGGTGCGGCACATGGTGCCGACGGACTTCCCGTTCCTGCGCGACGACCGCGACCACGCGCTGGCCTACCTGCGGCAGTTCGCCAGCCAGGTGCCCGCGACGGTGCGCGAGGCGATGGTGCACGCGCTCGTCGGCGGCGGCGTGGAAGTGGGGTCCCGGTGA
- a CDS encoding LPXTG cell wall anchor domain-containing protein, whose product MISARFSRLSAFVAVAFLGLAVGAPASAQEPAKPRLEVIGTFDKESYTIGDSYDFTVKIRNLGDTPAENIVGLVRGQLMNRTFPGDLSSEGPGATLAPGETRELKFEEGWILNPSTDTLVVNVIVGAKPVTLADGHQFSVPVKVVTHPLDGLVYADRNGNKKPDAGEGLPGLPVEVFTIYNYKVIQRAVTDDTGRFHLKALPSMRHQVMVAAQTPGVVFGSDYVAVDQTTVEVLGAVTPSRVSATVGFSERHYEVGDSAKVSIQIANLGDATVHGLKPKCESSAGHLTISDEAWGEWDPKGGGVSLDQGITKSFSVTGTVPAGAADLGNVSFTCYLNSAQGAVTTLSAVAEVKADSVVVPTTTTTVATTPTTTTPTTTTPVPQAAKGPADDLPDTGANVIGLAVGAVAALLAGVGAILFARRRRSA is encoded by the coding sequence GTGATATCCGCACGTTTCTCGCGCCTGTCCGCGTTTGTCGCGGTGGCGTTCCTCGGCTTGGCAGTGGGCGCTCCCGCATCCGCGCAAGAGCCCGCCAAGCCGCGGCTGGAAGTCATCGGCACGTTCGACAAGGAGTCGTACACGATCGGCGACAGCTACGACTTCACGGTCAAGATCCGCAACCTCGGCGACACCCCGGCGGAGAACATCGTCGGACTGGTCAGGGGGCAGTTGATGAATCGCACCTTCCCCGGGGACCTGTCCTCCGAGGGGCCGGGCGCGACGCTGGCGCCGGGGGAGACGCGAGAGCTGAAGTTCGAGGAGGGGTGGATCCTCAACCCGAGCACCGACACCCTCGTCGTCAATGTGATCGTCGGCGCCAAGCCGGTCACCTTGGCCGACGGGCACCAGTTCAGCGTGCCGGTGAAGGTGGTGACCCACCCGCTGGACGGCTTGGTCTACGCCGACCGCAACGGCAACAAGAAGCCGGACGCGGGCGAGGGCTTGCCGGGTCTGCCGGTGGAGGTGTTCACCATTTACAACTACAAGGTCATCCAGCGGGCCGTCACGGACGACACGGGCAGGTTCCACCTCAAGGCCCTGCCCAGTATGCGCCATCAGGTGATGGTCGCCGCCCAAACGCCGGGCGTGGTGTTCGGGTCCGACTATGTCGCAGTGGACCAGACCACCGTGGAGGTCCTTGGAGCGGTGACGCCGAGCCGCGTGTCGGCCACGGTGGGTTTCAGCGAGCGCCACTACGAGGTAGGCGACAGCGCGAAGGTGTCGATCCAGATCGCCAACCTGGGCGACGCGACGGTCCACGGTCTCAAGCCGAAGTGCGAGTCGAGCGCCGGTCATCTCACCATCTCCGACGAGGCGTGGGGTGAGTGGGATCCGAAGGGCGGCGGCGTATCGCTCGACCAGGGGATCACCAAGTCGTTCAGTGTCACCGGAACCGTGCCCGCGGGCGCCGCGGACCTGGGCAATGTGTCGTTCACCTGCTATCTGAATTCCGCCCAGGGAGCGGTCACCACGTTGTCGGCTGTCGCCGAGGTCAAGGCCGACTCTGTCGTCGTGCCGACCACGACGACGACCGTCGCGACCACGCCGACCACGACCACGCCGACCACGACCACGCCCGTACCGCAGGCCGCCAAGGGCCCGGCCGACGACCTGCCGGACACCGGCGCGAACGTCATCGGGCTCGCGGTGGGCGCGGTCGCCGCCCTGCTGGCCGGTGTCGGCGCGATCCTGTTCGCACGCAGGCGCCGCTCCGCCTGA
- a CDS encoding TIGR02678 family protein, whose amino-acid sequence MTVTDSLAGDRAQQRRKALRALLVRPLLVAGRDDEAIRLVRGHAGELREWLAREAGWRLQVDAESVRLFKTAPTTTDSTHAARDDKGKPAFGRRRYVLLCLALAILERADAQITLGRLAEGVIAAAAEPDLAAAGVSFTLSRRDERSDLVAVVRLLLEWGVLDRVAGEEDAYLSDTGDVLYDVRRRVLAALLTGQRGPSTIDTDTFERRLAELTDEPAPDTDELRTRALRHRLTRRLLEDPVVYYDELTPDERAYLVNQRHAITRRITEATGLIAEMRAEGVAMVDADDELTDVRMPEQRTDGHVTLLVAERLATASEPVSIDTLARYVRTLAAQHVTYWRKGVTEPGAELELLDVALGKLRALRLVADLPGAMVVPLPAIARYAVDAPTIRSGKAR is encoded by the coding sequence GTGACAGTGACGGATTCGCTGGCGGGCGATCGGGCCCAGCAGCGGCGCAAGGCGCTGCGCGCGCTCCTGGTCCGGCCCCTGCTCGTGGCGGGGCGCGACGACGAGGCGATCAGGCTGGTGCGCGGACACGCGGGTGAGCTGCGCGAGTGGCTGGCGCGCGAGGCCGGGTGGCGCCTGCAGGTGGACGCGGAGTCCGTGCGGCTGTTCAAGACCGCGCCGACCACCACAGACAGCACGCACGCCGCTCGGGACGACAAGGGGAAGCCCGCGTTCGGCAGGCGGCGGTATGTCCTGCTGTGCCTGGCGCTGGCGATCCTGGAACGCGCCGACGCGCAGATCACCCTCGGCAGGCTCGCGGAGGGCGTCATCGCGGCGGCGGCCGAGCCGGATCTGGCCGCCGCTGGAGTCTCGTTCACGTTGAGTCGCCGGGACGAGCGGTCCGACCTGGTCGCGGTCGTGCGGCTGCTGTTGGAGTGGGGTGTGCTCGACCGGGTCGCGGGCGAGGAGGACGCTTACCTGTCCGACACCGGCGACGTCCTCTACGACGTTCGCAGGCGAGTGCTCGCCGCATTGCTCACCGGTCAGCGCGGTCCGTCCACAATAGACACAGACACCTTCGAGCGCAGGCTGGCCGAACTGACCGACGAGCCCGCGCCGGACACCGATGAGCTGAGGACCCGTGCCCTGCGGCACCGCCTGACCCGTCGGCTGCTGGAGGACCCGGTCGTCTACTACGACGAACTCACCCCAGACGAGCGGGCCTACCTGGTCAATCAGCGGCACGCCATCACCCGCCGCATCACCGAGGCCACGGGCCTGATCGCCGAGATGCGCGCCGAAGGGGTCGCCATGGTCGACGCCGACGACGAGCTCACCGATGTGCGGATGCCCGAGCAGCGCACGGATGGCCACGTCACCCTTCTCGTCGCCGAGCGGCTCGCGACCGCGTCGGAACCAGTGTCGATCGATACGTTGGCCAGGTATGTCCGCACCCTGGCCGCCCAACACGTGACGTACTGGCGCAAGGGCGTCACCGAGCCAGGCGCCGAACTGGAACTCCTCGATGTGGCGCTGGGCAAGCTGCGCGCGCTGCGGCTCGTCGCCGATCTGCCCGGTGCGATGGTCGTTCCGCTGCCCGCGATCGCCCGCTACGCCGTCGACGCCCCCACGATCAGGTCAGGAAAGGCGCGATGA
- a CDS encoding TfoX/Sxy family protein, with the protein MAYDEGVAARVRDLVGDLPGMVEKKMFGGLAFLFQGNMSVGVHADELIVRLDPDSIAAAVQESGVRPFEVGGRSMKGWILVDPEAHDLGPWVDKGVDYAGSLPPK; encoded by the coding sequence ATGGCCTATGACGAGGGAGTGGCCGCGCGGGTGCGGGATCTGGTCGGCGACCTGCCCGGCATGGTCGAGAAGAAGATGTTCGGCGGCCTGGCGTTCCTGTTCCAGGGCAACATGTCCGTCGGCGTCCACGCCGACGAGCTGATCGTGCGGCTCGACCCGGACAGCATCGCCGCCGCGGTCCAGGAGTCCGGGGTGCGGCCGTTCGAGGTCGGTGGGCGGTCCATGAAGGGCTGGATCCTGGTCGACCCCGAGGCCCACGACCTGGGCCCCTGGGTCGACAAGGGAGTCGACTACGCCGGATCGCTGCCGCCCAAGTGA
- a CDS encoding Rv3235 family protein encodes MHVLAEYEPPYLGEAEEFRWRIPPPRPPAVVRVVPFDAGPSRATLARLFGLVFEAMEGRRPVAQLSAIMSPQVHAAMTTRTRATAGHRFRLLRLHPCRVAADAVEVSATVDTGRRVVAVAARLERDGDWRFTCLRFLTTKAQARPT; translated from the coding sequence ATGCACGTTCTGGCGGAGTACGAACCGCCTTACCTGGGCGAGGCCGAGGAATTCCGGTGGCGGATCCCGCCGCCCCGCCCGCCCGCCGTGGTGCGGGTCGTCCCGTTCGACGCGGGCCCCAGCCGGGCGACGCTGGCCCGGCTGTTCGGCCTGGTCTTCGAGGCCATGGAGGGCCGACGCCCAGTCGCCCAGCTGAGCGCGATCATGTCCCCGCAGGTCCACGCGGCCATGACGACCAGGACCAGGGCCACCGCGGGCCACCGGTTCCGCCTCCTGCGCCTGCACCCATGCCGGGTGGCCGCCGACGCGGTGGAGGTCTCCGCGACCGTCGACACCGGGCGGCGGGTGGTGGCGGTCGCGGCTCGGCTGGAGCGGGACGGGGACTGGCGGTTCACCTGCCTGCGCTTCCTCACCACCAAGGCGCAGGCTAGGCCGACGTGA